cgtctgttctgtcaggaccttaaactctataataaacacgtctgttctgtcaggaccttaaactctataataaagacgtctgttctgtcaggaccttaaactctataataaagacgtctgttctgtcaggaccttaaactctataataaacacgtctgttctgtcaggaccttaaactctataataaacacgtctgttctgtcaggaccttaaactctataataaagacgtctgttctgtcaggaccttaaactctataataaagacgtctgttctgtcaggaccttaaactctataataaagacgtctgttctgtcaggaccttaaactctgtaataaagacgtctgttctgtcaggaccttaaactctataataaagacgtctgttctgtcaggaccttaaactctataataaacacgtctgttctgtcaggaccttaaactctataataaagacgtctgttctgtcaggaccttaaactctataataaagacgtctgttctgtcaggaccttaaactctataataaagacgtctgttctgtcaggaccttaaactctataataaagacgtttgttctgtcaggaccttaaactctgtaataaagacgtctgttctgtcaggaccttaaactctgtaataaagacgtctgttctgtcaggaccttaaactctataataaagacgtctgttctgtcaggaccttaaactctataataaagacgtctgttctgtcaggaccttaaactctgtaataaagacgtctgttctgtcaggaccttaaactctataataaagacgtctgttctgtcaggaccttaaactctataataaagacgtctgttctgtcaggaccttaaactctataataaagacgtttgttctgtcaggaccttaaactctataataaagacgtctgttctgtcaggaccttaaactctataataaagacgtctgttctgtcaggaccttaaactctataataaagacgtctgttctgtcaggaccttaaactctgtaactacttcatttatttccttatCTTCGGTTATTGATGATGTCATACTcttcagactgggctctgatcGTACACTCACCCACGAAGGAGCGGGggacagagggggaggaggagggcccGTTGCGGAGAAGAGGGGGGGGTGGTGGAAGAGCAGCGGGGGTGCGGGTGGGCGGCGGGGGGGGCTTCCCCCTGGAAGGTGGGtcggaggagagggaggggctACCATGAGTCCTgtaggggggaggaggtggggcttctctgcccccccccctctgagaTGCTGCCGACGGCTGAGCGGGAACCGGGGGAGCTGAGGGGAGAGAATGCATATGTTAGTGGTGGGGGGGGAGACACTGGGAGTTATGGGGAGTGGTACTTCAGTAACAAATATTAcctgctcctcttcctgtcGTCTCCCTGGTGGGGGGCGGCGGCCTGTTAGGGGAGGGGGAGGCGGGTGGAGGTAGAGGGGCGGGGCCTCTGGTGGGGGTGTGGCCTCCGGGGGAGGGAGCGGGCCTCTTGTTGCCGAGGGAGTTGTTTCGCTGTGGCAGGTCGGGGGGAGGGGCCAGGGAGGAGGTGGGGTTTCCTCCCGAGGTGGGGGGGCGTCGGCTGTTGCCGGGAGATGGGGGAGGTTTGGATGGGAGGGGCGGGGTGTTGGTGGGGAGGGGCTTCTCCCTGTTGttgtaggaggaggaggaggaggagggaggggacgGGGCGTTACCGCGGcgacagagaggggggggtggCGGGGGGGGCGGAGGAGGAGTGCTTCATGCTGccggagggagagggggagggtggGGTGAGGTTGGGGAGGGAGGGACGCTGCAAGCGGCTCGTCTCCACGGGCGACAGCGCCTGGGGGGAGGGGCTTGCTGCGTCCTCATGGCGATGGCTCGGAGGGCGTGGCGCCGCGGCTCGAGAAGACGGGGATCTGCCCGACGACCCGTCTGCAGGGACATCAATCAGATTTTATAACACTAATAACAACAGAACTGGAACATCACAGATGGAACAGAACGTTCCTCACCTCCCACCGCTCTCAGTTTGGGAACCCCGCCCGTGAACAGCCCTCCTATTGGTGGAGCAGTAACCGACGGGCTCACTGCTGTGCTGCCATTGGCTCCCCCTGCTACTGCGCCGCTTCTTTTGGGCTCTGAAGACAACAACCATTGGACAGGTGAGTGAGGGGTCCGCCTCCTGAGGGCAGTGTTGTCACTGCTCTCTACATGACACTAAGATGACATCACTGACATAATGTGCAATAtaatggagtgagataaagtgAGATGGTAaagttgaatggagtgagataaagggagatggtaaagttgaatggagtgagataaagggagatggtagggttgaatggagtgagataaagggagatggtagggttgaatggagtgagataaagggagatggtagggttgaatggagtgagataaagggagatggtagggttgaatggagtgagataaagggagatggtagggttgaatggagtgagataaagggagatggtagg
The window above is part of the Eleginops maclovinus isolate JMC-PN-2008 ecotype Puerto Natales chromosome 16, JC_Emac_rtc_rv5, whole genome shotgun sequence genome. Proteins encoded here:
- the LOC134878590 gene encoding LOW QUALITY PROTEIN: WAS/WASL-interacting protein family member 2-like (The sequence of the model RefSeq protein was modified relative to this genomic sequence to represent the inferred CDS: deleted 1 base in 1 codon); translation: MPIPPLPPTPGGPPPPPAFSQANTTPPRLSSEEAIGHSALLSDICKGARLRTVSVVNDRSAPMLDSKSQTPPTDHPYIRLYQYLQQPPSQQGAPCTEQQRTPFSLEKPKRSGAVAGGANGSTAVSPSVTAPPIGGLFTGGVPKLRAVGDGSSGRSPSSRAAAPRPPSHRHEDAASPSPQALSPVETSRLQRPSLPNLTPPSPSPSGSMKHSSSAPPPPPPLCRRGNAPSPPSSSSSSYNNREKPLPTNTPPLPSKPPPSPGNSRRPPTSGGNPTSSLAPPPDLPQRNNSLGNKRPAPSPGGHTPTRGPAPLPPPASPSPNRPPPPTRETTGRGAAPPVPAQPSAASQRGGGREAPPPPPYRTHGSPSLSSDPPSRGKPPPPPTRTPAALPPPPPLLRNGPSSSPSVPRSFVDDFESKYSFHPLDDFPPPEEYRHFAKIYPSKANRVMRGAPPLPPVGR